A single Bufo bufo chromosome 6, aBufBuf1.1, whole genome shotgun sequence DNA region contains:
- the LOC121003449 gene encoding oocyte zinc finger protein XlCOF7.1-like isoform X1 yields MMEKDQHQLTETLLSLTLRIIYLLTGEEYVIEKKSRGCISGNLDKTQSNIREPSSHSRTNKKDNDQKILELTNRIVYLLTGEVPIRCQDVAVYFSMEEWEYLEEHKGLYQNVVTENLLTSVGSKNDEEIAEECIISDSSPECSNHYSTDEESISCEEIDISDNDLCKPTDHMQKYSSCTLNMEEIGCTEEDIINTDIYIPIDHEIQSPSTSVTGKLVSSEGQKHASIDIITIPDHSPTRFGVNGECDWSDHANALYQGVLDKPSNSINSLYHKPFPSGIQTLNNKDIKYNGSLCEEPFTKFFDHTVDHTDAQSFICSKCGKCLPTESDLDTHQKSHIKASMCSGVNGKKSFTRNPIPKPDSSGEEELKCQICGLCFSNRIDLVTHHQIHIKKPYPCSICGRGFYSRSGLVTHQKTHAFQRLYDCPTCGKTFISNAHLILHQKIHAEPGGGSGGDSNASEYQHFGSQDKLFTCSMCGECFYSSEHFLQHQKSHFKSDPLMCPDCGKLFMRKSGLSKHQRVVHRGDVALSCVACGKGFACKSELSRHMAVHSGQKPYTCTVCGKCFSFKSALVRHQRIHSGDRLHYCPMCGKGFSCNSELLRHQSVHQSLYLTTMVLPVATPVDDDTRGSISGEA; encoded by the exons ATGATGGAGAAAGACCAGCATCAATTGACAGAGACTTTATTAAGTCTGACCCTGAGGATCATCTACTtgttgactggagag GAATATGTTATTGAGAAGAAGTCTCGTGGCTGTATATCAGGGAACTTGGATAAGACTCAGAGTAACATCAGGGAACCTTCATCTCACTCCAGAACAAATAAGAAGGACAATgatcagaagatcctagaactcaccaataGGATTGTGTATCtgttgactggagag GTTCCTATCAGATGTCAGGATGttgctgtctatttctccatggaggagtgggagtatttagaagaacacaaaGGTCTGTACCAAAATGTGGTGACTGAGAATCTCCTTACTTCAGTGG GTTCCAAAAATGATGAGGAAATAGCAGAAGAATGTATTATCTCTGATTCTTCACCAGAATGTTCAAATCATTATTCTACGGATGAAGAATCCATCTCATGTGAAGAAATAGACATATCAGACAATGACCTCTGCAAACCCACAGATCATATGCAAAAATATTCATCGTGTACTCTTAATATGGAAGAAATAGGGTGCACAGAAGAGGATAtcataaacacagacatttatatACCCATAGATCATGAAATACAATCTCCATCTACTTCTGTAACTGGAAAATTGGTCTCTAGTGAAGGTCAAAAGCATGCAAGTATTGACATTATTACCATCCCAGATCATTCTCCCACCCGGTTTGGTGTAAATGGAGAGTGTGATTGGTCTGATCATGCAAATGCGCTGTATCAGGGCGTCTTGGATAAGCCTAGTAATTCCATTAACAGCCTGTACCATAAGCCTTTTCCTTCTGGTATCCAGACACTGAATAATAAAGATATAAAATACAATGGCTCACTATGTGAGGAACCTTTTACAAAATTCTTTGACCATACTGTTGATCATACAGATGCTCAATCCTTTATCTGCAGCAAATGTGGAAAGTGTCTTCCTACTGAGTCAGATCTGGACACCCACCAAAAGAGTCATATTAAAGCAAGCATGTGTTCAGGAGTAAATGGAAAGAAATCATTTACTCGTAACCCCATTCCAAAACCAGATTCTAGTGGAGAAGAAGAACTGAAATGTCAGATCTGTGGTTTATGTTTCAGCAATAGAATTGATCTTGTCACCCACCATCAAATTCATATCAAGAAACCATATCCCTGTTCAATATGTGGACGGGGATTTTATAGCCGTTCAGGACTGGTCACACATCAAAAAACTCATGCATTCCAGAGGCTTTATGATTGTCCCACATGTGGAAAAACGTTTATTTCAAATGCTCATCTAATATTACACCAAAAGATACATGCTGAGCCTGGAGGCGGTTCAGGAGGAGACTCTAATGCATCGGAGTATCAGCATTTCGGAAGCCAAGATAAATTATTCACTTGCTCCATGTGTGGTGAATGCTTCTACAGCAGTGAACATTTTCTACAGCATCAAAAAAGCCACTTTAAGAGCGATCCTCTTATGTGCCCGGATTGTGGGAAGCTCTTCATGAGAAAGTCAGGACTCTCTAAGCATCAGAGAGTTGTCCACCGAGGAGATGTAGCACTGTCTTGTGTCGCATGTGGAAAAGGCTTTGCTTGCAAATCAGAGCTATCTAGACATATGGCTGTTCACTCAGGACAGAAACCATACACATGCACTGTGTGTGGAAAGTGCTTCTCCTTTAAATCAGCTCTTGTCAGACATCAAAGGATTCACTCTGGAGATAGACTGCATTACTGCCCTATGTGTGGAAAGGGATTTTCATGCAACTCCGAGCTTCTTCGGCATCAATCTGTTCATCA gagTCTATATCTGACTACAATGGTTCTGCCTGTAGCTACACCAGTTGATGATGACACTAGAGGGAGCATCTCAGGAGAGGCCTAA
- the LOC121003449 gene encoding zinc finger protein 41-like isoform X2, with protein MEEWEYLEEHKGLYQNVVTENLLTSVGSKNDEEIAEECIISDSSPECSNHYSTDEESISCEEIDISDNDLCKPTDHMQKYSSCTLNMEEIGCTEEDIINTDIYIPIDHEIQSPSTSVTGKLVSSEGQKHASIDIITIPDHSPTRFGVNGECDWSDHANALYQGVLDKPSNSINSLYHKPFPSGIQTLNNKDIKYNGSLCEEPFTKFFDHTVDHTDAQSFICSKCGKCLPTESDLDTHQKSHIKASMCSGVNGKKSFTRNPIPKPDSSGEEELKCQICGLCFSNRIDLVTHHQIHIKKPYPCSICGRGFYSRSGLVTHQKTHAFQRLYDCPTCGKTFISNAHLILHQKIHAEPGGGSGGDSNASEYQHFGSQDKLFTCSMCGECFYSSEHFLQHQKSHFKSDPLMCPDCGKLFMRKSGLSKHQRVVHRGDVALSCVACGKGFACKSELSRHMAVHSGQKPYTCTVCGKCFSFKSALVRHQRIHSGDRLHYCPMCGKGFSCNSELLRHQSVHQSLYLTTMVLPVATPVDDDTRGSISGEA; from the exons atggaggagtgggagtatttagaagaacacaaaGGTCTGTACCAAAATGTGGTGACTGAGAATCTCCTTACTTCAGTGG GTTCCAAAAATGATGAGGAAATAGCAGAAGAATGTATTATCTCTGATTCTTCACCAGAATGTTCAAATCATTATTCTACGGATGAAGAATCCATCTCATGTGAAGAAATAGACATATCAGACAATGACCTCTGCAAACCCACAGATCATATGCAAAAATATTCATCGTGTACTCTTAATATGGAAGAAATAGGGTGCACAGAAGAGGATAtcataaacacagacatttatatACCCATAGATCATGAAATACAATCTCCATCTACTTCTGTAACTGGAAAATTGGTCTCTAGTGAAGGTCAAAAGCATGCAAGTATTGACATTATTACCATCCCAGATCATTCTCCCACCCGGTTTGGTGTAAATGGAGAGTGTGATTGGTCTGATCATGCAAATGCGCTGTATCAGGGCGTCTTGGATAAGCCTAGTAATTCCATTAACAGCCTGTACCATAAGCCTTTTCCTTCTGGTATCCAGACACTGAATAATAAAGATATAAAATACAATGGCTCACTATGTGAGGAACCTTTTACAAAATTCTTTGACCATACTGTTGATCATACAGATGCTCAATCCTTTATCTGCAGCAAATGTGGAAAGTGTCTTCCTACTGAGTCAGATCTGGACACCCACCAAAAGAGTCATATTAAAGCAAGCATGTGTTCAGGAGTAAATGGAAAGAAATCATTTACTCGTAACCCCATTCCAAAACCAGATTCTAGTGGAGAAGAAGAACTGAAATGTCAGATCTGTGGTTTATGTTTCAGCAATAGAATTGATCTTGTCACCCACCATCAAATTCATATCAAGAAACCATATCCCTGTTCAATATGTGGACGGGGATTTTATAGCCGTTCAGGACTGGTCACACATCAAAAAACTCATGCATTCCAGAGGCTTTATGATTGTCCCACATGTGGAAAAACGTTTATTTCAAATGCTCATCTAATATTACACCAAAAGATACATGCTGAGCCTGGAGGCGGTTCAGGAGGAGACTCTAATGCATCGGAGTATCAGCATTTCGGAAGCCAAGATAAATTATTCACTTGCTCCATGTGTGGTGAATGCTTCTACAGCAGTGAACATTTTCTACAGCATCAAAAAAGCCACTTTAAGAGCGATCCTCTTATGTGCCCGGATTGTGGGAAGCTCTTCATGAGAAAGTCAGGACTCTCTAAGCATCAGAGAGTTGTCCACCGAGGAGATGTAGCACTGTCTTGTGTCGCATGTGGAAAAGGCTTTGCTTGCAAATCAGAGCTATCTAGACATATGGCTGTTCACTCAGGACAGAAACCATACACATGCACTGTGTGTGGAAAGTGCTTCTCCTTTAAATCAGCTCTTGTCAGACATCAAAGGATTCACTCTGGAGATAGACTGCATTACTGCCCTATGTGTGGAAAGGGATTTTCATGCAACTCCGAGCTTCTTCGGCATCAATCTGTTCATCA gagTCTATATCTGACTACAATGGTTCTGCCTGTAGCTACACCAGTTGATGATGACACTAGAGGGAGCATCTCAGGAGAGGCCTAA
- the LOC121003449 gene encoding gastrula zinc finger protein XlCGF66.1-like isoform X3: MMEKDQHQLTETLLSLTLRIIYLLTGEEYVIEKKSRGCISGNLDKTQSNIREPSSHSRTNKKDNDQKILELTNRIVYLLTGEVPIRCQDVAVYFSMEEWEYLEEHKGLYQNVVTENLLTSVGVYI, translated from the exons ATGATGGAGAAAGACCAGCATCAATTGACAGAGACTTTATTAAGTCTGACCCTGAGGATCATCTACTtgttgactggagag GAATATGTTATTGAGAAGAAGTCTCGTGGCTGTATATCAGGGAACTTGGATAAGACTCAGAGTAACATCAGGGAACCTTCATCTCACTCCAGAACAAATAAGAAGGACAATgatcagaagatcctagaactcaccaataGGATTGTGTATCtgttgactggagag GTTCCTATCAGATGTCAGGATGttgctgtctatttctccatggaggagtgggagtatttagaagaacacaaaGGTCTGTACCAAAATGTGGTGACTGAGAATCTCCTTACTTCAGTGG gagTCTATATCTGA
- the LOC121003449 gene encoding gastrula zinc finger protein XlCGF66.1-like isoform X4 — MMEKDQHQLTETLLSLTLRIIYLLTGEEYVIEKKSRGCISGNLDKTQSNIREPSSHSRTNKKDNDQKILELTNRIVYLLTGEVPIRCQDVAVYFSMEEWEYLEEHKGVYI; from the exons ATGATGGAGAAAGACCAGCATCAATTGACAGAGACTTTATTAAGTCTGACCCTGAGGATCATCTACTtgttgactggagag GAATATGTTATTGAGAAGAAGTCTCGTGGCTGTATATCAGGGAACTTGGATAAGACTCAGAGTAACATCAGGGAACCTTCATCTCACTCCAGAACAAATAAGAAGGACAATgatcagaagatcctagaactcaccaataGGATTGTGTATCtgttgactggagag GTTCCTATCAGATGTCAGGATGttgctgtctatttctccatggaggagtgggagtatttagaagaacacaaaG gagTCTATATCTGA